The following are encoded in a window of Rhodothermus bifroesti genomic DNA:
- the hemB gene encoding porphobilinogen synthase: protein MHTPTTLPLKERPRRLRRTATLRRMVRETRLSVDQLIAPLFVVEGKHVRQEIAAMPGQYRLSIDELIKEAQQLYALGIPAVALFPALDASLKTPDGREALNPKGLYPRAIQALKQALPELLVITDVALDPYSSDGHDGIVRQGRIVNDETVEILARMAVVQAQAGADIVAPSDMMDGRVGAIRKALDEEGFTEVAILSYTAKYASAFYGPFREALDSAPRHRPGIPPDKKTYQMDPANAREALRELRLDLDEGADIVMVKPALPYLDVIYRLRQACDVPVAAYHVSGEYAMLKAAAQNGWIDEKAAVFEVLTAIHRAGADLILTYFAGQLAQWLKQDLH from the coding sequence ATGCATACCCCTACTACCCTACCCCTAAAGGAGCGGCCTCGCCGACTGCGCCGAACTGCAACGCTCCGGCGCATGGTGCGTGAAACGCGCCTGTCGGTCGATCAGCTCATTGCGCCGCTTTTTGTTGTTGAAGGCAAGCACGTCCGCCAAGAAATCGCTGCAATGCCGGGACAATATCGGCTAAGCATCGATGAACTGATCAAAGAAGCCCAGCAACTCTATGCCCTGGGTATTCCGGCTGTAGCGCTCTTTCCGGCACTAGACGCATCGCTGAAAACGCCCGACGGCCGCGAAGCACTGAACCCCAAAGGCCTGTATCCTCGGGCTATCCAAGCCCTTAAGCAGGCCTTGCCAGAGCTGTTGGTGATCACTGATGTCGCTTTAGACCCGTATTCGTCAGACGGACACGATGGCATCGTGCGGCAAGGTCGCATTGTGAACGATGAAACCGTTGAAATCCTTGCCCGCATGGCGGTCGTGCAGGCGCAAGCCGGAGCCGACATCGTTGCGCCTTCCGACATGATGGATGGCCGCGTCGGTGCCATTCGGAAGGCACTGGATGAGGAAGGCTTTACTGAAGTCGCTATTCTGTCCTACACGGCCAAGTACGCTTCCGCTTTTTACGGACCGTTCCGGGAAGCCCTCGACTCGGCGCCACGCCATCGCCCGGGCATTCCACCCGACAAAAAAACCTATCAAATGGATCCAGCAAATGCCCGTGAAGCCCTGCGCGAGCTGCGACTGGACCTTGACGAAGGCGCCGACATTGTGATGGTCAAACCGGCCTTACCTTACCTGGACGTCATTTACCGGCTGCGCCAGGCCTGCGACGTGCCTGTTGCCGCCTACCACGTCAGCGGTGAGTATGCCATGCTTAAGGCTGCTGCACAAAACGGCTGGATCGACGAAAAGGCCGCAGTTTTTGAAGTGCTTACGGCCATCCATAGGGCCGGCGCCGACCTGATCCTCACGTACTTTGCCGGACAGCTCGCCCAGTGGCTTAAGCAAGACCTGCACTAG
- the cysS gene encoding cysteine--tRNA ligase, with amino-acid sequence MEGSPKTLRLYNTLTRQVEPIYPLEHGRLRLYACGPTVYTYAHIGNFRSFLTADLIVRVAQALGWQTIYVCNITDVGHLTEDDYADAAGEDKLERALRSAEGRRFPNIWDLARFYTQALLEDWQALKLLEPDVRPRATEHIRQQILAIERLVQTGHAYETRQGVYFHVPSFPDYGKLSGNRDPEQLAQAVREVVQDPEKRDPRDFALWKKDEKHLMQWYSPWGWGFPGWHIECSVMSMEYLGETFDLHLGGEDLIFPHHECEIAQAESLTGKPLARYWVHTRFLMVEGEKMSKSKGNFFTVRELIHPPEAGGQGIDPMGLRYALISGKYREPLNFTKKHLADSLRMVQRYREAAARIEAARQSDRSGPDRLGDRLSTIYDKTLEALCDDLNTPVALATALEGIKLILGFGDQLNRSSAESAWRWLKQLDALLGFVFPPDRAAAAAFHRQDPLAELVERLLAERDAARRARDFARADAIREQLLQMGIEVMDTPEGTRWRRRVLVG; translated from the coding sequence ATGGAGGGTTCGCCCAAAACGCTGCGTCTTTACAACACCTTAACGCGGCAAGTAGAACCAATTTATCCGTTAGAACACGGCCGCCTTCGGCTCTATGCCTGTGGGCCTACGGTCTACACGTATGCTCACATTGGCAATTTTCGCAGTTTTCTTACCGCTGACCTCATTGTACGGGTCGCCCAGGCGCTGGGCTGGCAGACCATCTACGTCTGCAACATTACCGATGTAGGACATCTGACCGAAGACGACTACGCCGATGCCGCAGGCGAAGACAAGCTCGAGCGCGCTTTGCGCTCTGCCGAAGGACGCCGTTTCCCTAACATTTGGGACTTAGCCCGCTTCTACACCCAGGCTTTGCTGGAAGACTGGCAGGCGTTGAAGCTCCTCGAACCCGACGTTCGTCCCCGAGCCACCGAGCATATCCGCCAGCAAATTCTAGCCATCGAACGCTTGGTTCAAACCGGCCACGCCTACGAAACCCGCCAAGGCGTGTATTTCCACGTGCCCAGCTTCCCTGACTATGGCAAGCTTTCGGGAAACCGTGACCCCGAGCAGCTCGCACAAGCCGTACGCGAGGTAGTCCAAGACCCCGAAAAGCGCGACCCACGGGACTTTGCCCTTTGGAAAAAAGACGAAAAACACCTTATGCAATGGTACAGTCCCTGGGGATGGGGCTTTCCAGGCTGGCATATCGAATGCTCTGTCATGTCGATGGAATACTTGGGCGAAACGTTCGACCTGCACCTGGGAGGCGAAGACCTAATCTTTCCGCACCATGAATGCGAAATTGCCCAAGCCGAAAGTCTCACCGGCAAGCCACTAGCCCGCTACTGGGTGCACACCCGCTTTTTGATGGTCGAAGGCGAAAAGATGTCCAAATCGAAAGGCAACTTTTTTACCGTACGAGAACTGATTCACCCCCCCGAGGCCGGAGGTCAAGGCATTGATCCAATGGGGCTGCGTTATGCGTTGATTTCCGGCAAATACCGAGAGCCCCTGAACTTTACCAAAAAACATCTCGCCGATAGCCTGCGTATGGTGCAGCGCTATCGGGAAGCTGCAGCGCGCATTGAAGCCGCGCGTCAAAGCGATCGCTCAGGTCCAGATCGATTGGGCGATCGTCTTTCTACGATTTACGATAAAACACTTGAAGCGCTCTGCGACGACCTCAACACGCCGGTAGCACTAGCTACGGCTTTAGAAGGCATCAAGCTCATTTTGGGCTTTGGCGACCAGCTCAACCGGTCCTCGGCGGAAAGCGCCTGGCGCTGGCTTAAGCAGCTGGATGCCTTACTGGGCTTTGTGTTTCCGCCCGACCGTGCAGCGGCTGCTGCCTTCCACCGCCAGGATCCGCTAGCTGAGTTGGTCGAGCGCCTGCTAGCCGAACGGGATGCAGCGCGGCGTGCACGTGACTTTGCCCGCGCCGACGCCATCCGAGAACAGCTACTGCAAATGGGCATCGAGGTGATGGACACTCCCGAAGGTACCCGCTGGCGCCGCAGGGTGCTGGTAGGATAA
- a CDS encoding MogA/MoaB family molybdenum cofactor biosynthesis protein: MSYELHQETSQLEHVRCAVLTISDTRTEETDRSGTLLRNRLQEHGHQVVHYAIVPDEPEMIGALLDELAGKVDVILTTGGTGISHRDTTYEVVAARLEKTLPGFGELFRMLSFQEIGSGAMLSRAIGGVYRNTLIFALPGSLGAVKLALDRLLLPELRHLVWEIRRHQSLP; the protein is encoded by the coding sequence ATGAGCTACGAACTGCACCAAGAAACCTCCCAACTTGAGCACGTCCGCTGCGCCGTGCTTACCATTAGCGATACCCGCACCGAAGAAACCGACCGCAGCGGCACGCTTCTGCGCAACCGCCTCCAAGAGCATGGCCACCAGGTCGTGCATTATGCGATTGTACCAGACGAGCCCGAAATGATCGGAGCTTTGCTGGACGAGCTTGCCGGCAAGGTCGATGTGATCCTAACCACCGGTGGCACAGGTATCAGCCATCGCGATACGACCTATGAAGTGGTCGCTGCCCGTTTGGAAAAAACCTTGCCAGGCTTTGGCGAGCTGTTTCGCATGCTCTCGTTTCAGGAAATCGGGAGTGGTGCCATGCTTTCCCGGGCTATCGGCGGAGTTTATCGCAATACGCTGATTTTTGCCCTGCCCGGTTCGCTTGGCGCCGTCAAACTGGCGCTTGATCGGCTTTTGCTCCCCGAACTGCGGCATCTCGTCTGGGAAATCCGACGCCACCAATCCCTCCCCTAA
- the yidD gene encoding membrane protein insertion efficiency factor YidD, translating to MQRWQVIGNLLWRLPRYLLIGLVRFYQLVLSPHLPATCRYTPSCSQYAIEAFEKYGAVRGLLLTLWRLARCHPWGGQGYDPPRWFGEPPPEPSEHPNP from the coding sequence ATGCAGCGCTGGCAAGTCATCGGGAACCTATTGTGGCGGCTCCCGCGCTACCTACTCATTGGGCTAGTGCGGTTCTACCAGCTTGTGCTTAGTCCCCATCTTCCAGCTACCTGCCGCTACACCCCAAGCTGCTCCCAGTACGCCATTGAAGCCTTCGAAAAGTACGGTGCTGTGCGCGGCTTGCTCTTAACGCTGTGGCGGCTGGCCCGCTGCCACCCCTGGGGTGGCCAAGGCTACGATCCGCCTCGGTGGTTTGGCGAGCCGCCCCCAGAACCCTCTGAGCATCCAAACCCATGA
- a CDS encoding cell wall hydrolase, with protein MLGVVLGFILLSLSGLAISPDSLGRLPLWVALRQLPPLAQDEVLWLARCIYSETDRPEEQRLVAWVVRNRVETRYRGDTYREVVLEPLQFSAFNRPSPRRDFILSLTPQATAPGWQQALRIALEVYQAPASARPFPITVRHFYSPISMSTTDPPPWAQAGVPFEGAAVAAIDPQRFRFFDRVDAELDPPVVRASFAKEQPTWQRPRPRLLGRIPRPARPVPPNRPSEP; from the coding sequence ATGTTAGGGGTTGTTTTAGGGTTTATTTTGCTCAGCCTATCGGGATTGGCGATTTCGCCAGACTCGCTCGGTCGCCTGCCTTTATGGGTTGCGCTGCGCCAGCTTCCTCCCTTGGCGCAAGACGAAGTGCTCTGGCTGGCGCGATGCATTTATTCCGAAACAGACCGCCCCGAAGAGCAACGCCTGGTAGCTTGGGTAGTGCGTAACCGCGTCGAAACACGCTACCGTGGCGATACGTATCGAGAAGTTGTCTTGGAACCGCTGCAGTTTAGTGCTTTTAACCGACCTTCACCCCGTCGGGACTTTATTTTAAGCTTAACGCCGCAGGCCACAGCGCCGGGATGGCAACAAGCGCTCCGCATTGCGCTGGAAGTATACCAAGCGCCGGCTTCGGCAAGGCCCTTTCCCATTACAGTACGGCACTTTTACAGCCCCATCTCCATGTCGACAACCGATCCGCCTCCCTGGGCACAGGCAGGCGTGCCTTTTGAAGGTGCAGCCGTAGCCGCCATTGATCCACAACGCTTCCGCTTTTTTGACCGCGTCGACGCTGAACTAGACCCACCGGTAGTGCGTGCATCCTTTGCTAAGGAGCAACCCACTTGGCAACGCCCAAGACCCCGCCTTTTAGGACGCATTCCGCGGCCTGCTCGGCCTGTGCCTCCTAACCGCCCTAGTGAACCATAG
- a CDS encoding HAF repeat-containing protein produces the protein MKSVNVWWLAKVVVGVVWFGSGVELQAQSLTWLGTLPDYDGSWAHGVSADGSVVVGWAQSASGQIRAFRWTQSGGMEDLGTLGGNGSTALGVSADGFVAVGVAYNASGQIRAFRWTQSGGMEDLGTLGGNGSTAYGVSADGSVVVGVAENASGLSRAFRWTASGGMQDLGTLGGSTSDAYGVSADGSVVVGSATNASGERRVFRWEGGVMQDIGPFGGGPCDRIQCRYSVSADGSVVIGTRINNNGDSRAVRWTATGGMQEIGTLGGPMSEAYGVSADGSVVVGVAETASIEVRAFRWTASGGMEDLNTTFAALLTNGSVLAYAYAVSPDGRYIVGVGGNAATGRLEAFLLDTEGTTTAVESRGFKDGLQGELRIFPMPSAGAATLRFVSEQVGPVILEVVDVLGRVVFRWSGQVERVGVQSLGVSLGGLSSGRYQVRLRLPGHEVLTAPLMIVR, from the coding sequence ATGAAAAGCGTCAATGTATGGTGGCTAGCAAAGGTGGTGGTGGGTGTGGTGTGGTTCGGCTCAGGGGTGGAGCTCCAGGCACAGAGCCTCACCTGGCTGGGTACGCTGCCGGACTACGATGGGAGCTGGGCGCATGGCGTTTCTGCAGATGGCTCGGTGGTGGTCGGATGGGCACAAAGCGCCAGCGGTCAGATACGCGCCTTTCGCTGGACGCAGTCGGGTGGGATGGAAGACCTCGGTACGCTCGGAGGCAATGGGAGCACGGCGTTAGGTGTTTCTGCTGACGGTTTCGTGGCGGTCGGGGTGGCATACAACGCTAGTGGTCAGATACGCGCCTTTCGCTGGACGCAGTCGGGTGGGATGGAAGACCTTGGCACGCTCGGAGGCAATGGGAGCACGGCGTATGGCGTTTCTGCCGACGGCTCGGTGGTGGTCGGAGTGGCAGAAAACGCCAGTGGTCTATCTCGTGCCTTTCGTTGGACGGCATCGGGCGGGATGCAAGACCTCGGCACACTGGGTGGCTCTACAAGCGATGCGTATGGCGTTTCTGCGGACGGCTCGGTGGTGGTCGGATCGGCAACCAACGCCAGCGGTGAGCGGCGCGTCTTTCGCTGGGAGGGTGGCGTGATGCAAGACATCGGTCCTTTTGGAGGAGGACCTTGCGACCGCATCCAATGTAGATATAGTGTCTCGGCGGATGGCTCGGTCGTGATCGGAACGAGAATAAACAACAATGGGGATTCTCGCGCTGTTCGCTGGACCGCCACGGGGGGGATGCAAGAGATTGGCACGCTTGGTGGCCCTATGAGCGAGGCGTATGGCGTTTCTGCCGACGGCTCGGTCGTGGTCGGAGTGGCAGAGACTGCCAGCATTGAAGTGCGCGCCTTTCGCTGGACGGCCTCGGGCGGGATGGAGGATCTGAACACGACCTTCGCCGCCTTGCTGACCAACGGTTCGGTGTTGGCGTATGCCTACGCTGTCTCGCCTGATGGACGCTACATCGTGGGCGTGGGCGGCAACGCTGCGACGGGGCGCTTGGAAGCGTTCTTGCTGGATACCGAGGGGACAACAACGGCGGTGGAATCGCGGGGCTTCAAGGATGGTCTACAGGGTGAGCTGCGGATTTTTCCCATGCCTTCGGCGGGAGCGGCCACGCTGCGTTTTGTTAGCGAGCAGGTGGGGCCAGTTATCCTAGAGGTGGTGGATGTGCTTGGTCGGGTTGTTTTTCGGTGGAGTGGTCAGGTGGAGCGTGTTGGGGTTCAATCTCTTGGGGTGAGCCTGGGTGGGCTTTCGAGTGGGCGCTATCAGGTGCGGTTGCGGCTGCCAGGTCACGAGGTGTTGACAGCGCCGCTGATGATTGTCCGGTAA
- the hisI gene encoding phosphoribosyl-AMP cyclohydrolase, producing the protein MEMNALLQAVKYDANGLVVAIAQDAETGEILMVAYMNEATLRQTLETGLMTYWSRSRQEVWVKGATSGHTQEVREVRIDCDGDVLLFKIKQNGGAACHTGHRSCFYRKLENGRLVETEGLVFNPEQVYSQNNR; encoded by the coding sequence ATGGAAATGAACGCTTTGCTGCAAGCTGTTAAGTACGATGCGAACGGTCTGGTGGTGGCCATTGCGCAGGATGCCGAGACCGGAGAAATCCTCATGGTGGCCTATATGAACGAGGCTACGCTACGCCAGACGCTTGAGACTGGACTGATGACGTACTGGAGTCGCTCGCGACAAGAGGTCTGGGTCAAAGGGGCTACAAGCGGACATACGCAAGAGGTGCGTGAAGTGCGCATCGACTGCGACGGAGACGTGCTTTTGTTTAAAATCAAGCAAAATGGCGGGGCCGCTTGCCATACAGGCCATCGTTCCTGTTTTTATCGCAAGCTGGAAAATGGACGCCTGGTTGAAACCGAAGGGCTGGTGTTCAATCCGGAACAGGTCTACTCCCAAAATAACCGCTAA
- a CDS encoding site-2 protease family protein: MKGALRISRIAGIDIYLHWTFGLLIVGIFAFYVLHGVGVNAAMAGVLLVLAVFGCVVLHELGHALMARRFGVPTRDITLYPIGGVARLARIPEEPIQEFWIAIAGPAVNVLIATLLALVLWALGNSFDPEALVQPQGHFLTSLMWINLMLVGFNMLPAFPMDGGRVLRALLALHLNYVRATQIAASVGQVMAVFFGLLGLISFNPILLFIALFVYVGAQQEAQQAMFRALTQGIPVRQAMMTRFQVLHPDDSLAAAVEALLAGAEQDFPVVEDNQIVGVLTRKSLLRALAREGREGRVRDAMLPTCQPIEDTAMLEEAFLRMQETGCEAIPVVHNRQLVGLLTLENVGELMMISSALRRAEMGRGLGLQPSGKP; encoded by the coding sequence ATGAAAGGCGCTTTGCGCATTAGCCGTATCGCAGGCATCGATATTTACCTGCACTGGACGTTTGGCCTGTTGATTGTGGGCATTTTTGCTTTTTATGTGCTCCATGGCGTTGGGGTGAATGCCGCTATGGCTGGCGTTCTCCTGGTGCTGGCTGTTTTTGGATGTGTCGTGTTGCACGAGTTGGGCCATGCCCTTATGGCCCGGCGTTTTGGCGTGCCCACGCGTGACATCACGTTATATCCTATTGGTGGTGTAGCGCGCTTAGCGCGCATTCCCGAAGAACCCATCCAGGAATTCTGGATTGCAATTGCCGGACCGGCGGTCAACGTGCTTATTGCCACGCTTTTGGCGCTTGTGCTATGGGCTTTAGGCAACTCTTTTGATCCAGAAGCGCTCGTGCAGCCCCAAGGCCATTTTTTGACTTCGCTCATGTGGATTAACCTTATGCTGGTGGGCTTTAACATGCTCCCGGCCTTTCCGATGGACGGGGGACGTGTGCTCCGAGCACTGTTGGCCTTGCACCTGAACTACGTGCGGGCTACGCAGATTGCGGCCAGCGTTGGCCAGGTGATGGCTGTGTTTTTTGGGCTTTTAGGACTGATCAGCTTCAATCCCATTTTGCTGTTTATTGCGCTGTTTGTTTACGTGGGTGCGCAGCAGGAAGCCCAGCAGGCCATGTTCCGAGCGTTAACGCAGGGCATTCCGGTGCGGCAAGCTATGATGACGCGTTTCCAGGTGCTTCATCCCGACGACAGTCTGGCTGCTGCAGTCGAAGCCTTGTTGGCAGGCGCAGAGCAGGATTTCCCAGTGGTGGAAGATAACCAAATCGTTGGGGTACTGACGCGCAAAAGTTTGCTGCGCGCCTTGGCTCGCGAAGGCCGTGAAGGTCGGGTGCGTGATGCTATGCTGCCTACGTGCCAGCCGATTGAAGACACGGCCATGCTTGAAGAAGCCTTTCTGCGCATGCAAGAAACCGGTTGTGAGGCGATCCCCGTAGTGCACAACCGCCAGCTGGTTGGATTGTTGACGCTAGAAAACGTGGGTGAGCTAATGATGATTTCCTCTGCCCTGCGCCGGGCCGAGATGGGGCGCGGCTTAGGTCTGCAACCTTCAGGTAAACCTTGA
- the pyk gene encoding pyruvate kinase — MDRCTKIVCTLGPSSSDRETIRKLIQAGMDVARLNFSHGTHEEHRQRIEIVREEAQKLGREVAILQDLQGPKIRIGDVEGGGVLVHEGQRLVLTSRAERADGRSRIYINYPTLAQDVEVGGRILLDDGLLELAVVAVSDEDVITEVVVGGPLRSRKGVNLPHIRHSSPSLTEKDLRDLDFGLRMEVDLIALSFVRSEADVADLIRRVRDSGKQVGVIAKIEKPEAVAKIDQILAQADGIMVARGDLGIEMPLAQVPAVQKRIIRKCLAAAKPVITATQMLESMIDNPRPTRAEASDVANAVLDGSDALMLSAETASGKYPVRVVQVMDEIIRQAERFRREVHESEGRWLMTPRSATETAEAVTEAIGYTACQLAEQVGAVAIACLTATGNTARRIARHRPSVPVYAFTDNPRVATQLGLLWGTKAFAIPFQRDTDQGVQLVHRLLREHGLVASGDLVVITAGMPLPAKGRTNMVHVSRIE, encoded by the coding sequence ATGGATCGCTGCACGAAGATCGTCTGTACGCTGGGCCCTTCTTCTTCGGATCGGGAAACGATTCGCAAACTCATTCAAGCCGGGATGGATGTTGCCCGGCTGAATTTTTCTCACGGCACGCACGAAGAGCACCGGCAACGCATCGAAATTGTTCGGGAAGAAGCCCAAAAGCTTGGGCGTGAAGTGGCCATTTTGCAAGACCTGCAAGGACCCAAAATTCGGATTGGAGACGTCGAAGGGGGCGGGGTGCTGGTGCACGAAGGCCAGCGTTTGGTGCTTACCAGTCGCGCTGAGCGCGCTGACGGCCGCAGCCGCATTTACATCAACTATCCGACACTGGCCCAGGACGTCGAGGTAGGGGGACGCATTTTGCTCGACGATGGACTCCTTGAACTGGCAGTGGTGGCTGTAAGCGATGAGGACGTAATCACTGAGGTGGTGGTCGGTGGACCGTTGCGCTCGCGCAAAGGCGTGAACCTGCCGCATATTCGCCACTCCAGCCCTTCGCTTACTGAAAAGGACTTGCGTGACTTGGACTTCGGCCTGCGTATGGAGGTAGACCTCATCGCGCTTTCCTTTGTACGTAGTGAAGCCGACGTAGCCGATCTTATACGCCGCGTGCGCGACTCGGGCAAGCAGGTTGGCGTTATTGCAAAGATTGAAAAACCTGAAGCCGTTGCTAAAATCGACCAAATTCTCGCTCAGGCTGATGGCATCATGGTCGCGCGAGGGGATCTGGGCATAGAAATGCCGCTAGCGCAGGTACCTGCCGTGCAGAAACGCATCATTCGCAAATGTCTGGCAGCGGCTAAGCCGGTCATTACAGCGACACAGATGCTCGAAAGCATGATCGACAATCCCCGACCAACACGGGCTGAAGCCAGCGATGTAGCGAATGCTGTGCTCGATGGTAGCGATGCGCTGATGCTTTCGGCTGAAACGGCTTCAGGCAAGTATCCAGTCCGGGTTGTGCAGGTCATGGACGAAATCATCCGCCAGGCCGAACGCTTCCGCCGCGAGGTGCATGAGTCCGAAGGACGTTGGCTAATGACGCCCCGAAGTGCAACGGAAACTGCGGAGGCGGTGACCGAAGCCATTGGCTATACGGCTTGCCAGTTGGCCGAGCAGGTCGGCGCTGTAGCCATTGCCTGCCTAACGGCTACGGGCAACACGGCGCGTAGGATTGCCCGCCACCGACCTTCGGTGCCCGTCTATGCCTTTACCGATAACCCCCGCGTAGCAACACAGTTAGGATTGCTCTGGGGGACCAAAGCCTTTGCCATCCCCTTCCAACGAGACACCGACCAAGGCGTGCAGCTGGTCCACCGCCTGTTGCGAGAGCACGGACTGGTTGCCTCTGGGGACTTGGTTGTGATTACGGCCGGCATGCCGCTGCCTGCCAAAGGGCGAACCAACATGGTGCATGTCAGCCGGATTGAATAA
- a CDS encoding CDP-alcohol phosphatidyltransferase family protein translates to MPDAAKLPPLWAFRDVSAYGLRWVHRAALHLAPTRLRPVHVTLLFLVTGLLSAKLAAQNRRRAERTAAVLLILKHLLDGLDGALARLQRPSRMGRYLDSVADFMVSAALFGAFARRRGGRGRDWLGGGLGLLAHLLQVSVYNYYYVLYRHRRGGEATSLLDERKARPYPWDPPGLTPLLHRVYLCLYGWQDRLIACLDRVLTTAAIPPLPSRTFMTALSSLGLGAQLAVMATFMALGQTARLPFMFIGPYLAWTALLLGWRRREARCHALIQSG, encoded by the coding sequence ATGCCAGATGCAGCTAAGCTACCTCCTTTGTGGGCTTTTCGGGACGTAAGCGCCTATGGGCTGCGGTGGGTGCATCGTGCTGCCCTTCACCTAGCCCCTACGCGGCTACGTCCAGTGCATGTCACGTTGCTGTTTTTGGTTACGGGGCTACTCTCGGCCAAGCTGGCTGCGCAGAACCGTCGCCGTGCTGAACGTACAGCTGCTGTGCTACTTATCCTCAAGCACCTACTTGATGGCCTCGACGGTGCACTGGCGCGCTTGCAGCGGCCTTCGCGTATGGGTCGTTATTTGGATTCTGTTGCCGATTTTATGGTCAGTGCGGCTCTGTTTGGGGCTTTTGCGCGACGACGCGGTGGTCGAGGCCGCGATTGGCTTGGGGGTGGGCTTGGACTTTTAGCCCATCTGTTGCAGGTATCGGTCTACAACTATTACTATGTACTTTATCGGCATCGTCGAGGTGGCGAAGCGACCAGCCTACTGGATGAACGAAAAGCGCGGCCTTATCCTTGGGATCCGCCGGGCCTGACCCCTCTCTTGCATCGGGTGTATTTATGTCTTTACGGCTGGCAAGACCGCCTCATAGCCTGCTTGGACAGGGTGCTTACGACTGCTGCCATACCACCTTTACCTTCCCGCACCTTTATGACCGCGCTTTCGTCGCTAGGTTTAGGGGCTCAGCTGGCTGTTATGGCCACTTTTATGGCTTTAGGCCAGACGGCACGTCTACCTTTTATGTTTATTGGGCCTTATTTAGCCTGGACGGCGCTGCTTTTGGGCTGGCGGCGGCGCGAAGCTCGTTGTCACGCGCTTATTCAATCCGGCTGA